In a single window of the Acinetobacter tibetensis genome:
- the fadB gene encoding fatty acid oxidation complex subunit alpha FadB, with product MIHAGNAITVQMLSDGIAEFRFDLQGESVNKFNRATIEDFKAAIAAVKADSSVKGLVVTSGKSTFIVGADITEFGENFAQGEQAIIDWAMPVHDIFNSFEDLDIPKVAAINGMALGGGFEMCLVCDYRVMSEQAQVGLPEIKLGIFPGFGGTVRLSRVIGIDNAVEWMAMAAPKKPAAALKDGAVDAVVTADKLQDAAIDLVKQALAGRVDWKAKRQEKIDPVKLNQLEQMMAFNSAKGAVLAKANPAQYPAPKLLLDSLQAGASLPRNEALKAEAAGFAKAAITPQAGALIGLFINDQVVKKTSKKYEKGAHPVNQAAVLGAGIMGGGIAYQAASKGTPIIMKDIGNPQLALGMKEANGLLTKQVERKKMKPAQMGETLARIRPTLSYDEFKEVDIVIEAVTENPKVKGIVLAETEKNVRENTIIASNTSTISITRLAENLQRPENFVGMHFFNPVHMMPLVEVIRGEKTSAEAIATTVVLAQKMGKTPIVVNDCPGFLVNRVLFPYFGAFDLLLKDGADFQQVDKVMEKFGWPMGPAYLIDVVGIDTGVHGAEVMAEGFPDRMKPDFKGSIEIMYENKRLGQKNDVGFYKYELDRKGKKAKVVDPTAYELVASVATTEKHEFDAQEIIDRMMLAFCNETVRCLEDNIVATASEADMAMIMGVGFPPFRGGPCRYIDQTGVAEYVALCNKYAHLGKAYEAPQMLRDMAANNKKFYG from the coding sequence ATGATCCACGCTGGCAATGCCATTACCGTCCAAATGCTTTCGGACGGAATTGCAGAATTCCGCTTTGACTTACAAGGTGAGTCGGTCAACAAATTTAACCGTGCAACGATTGAAGATTTTAAAGCTGCTATTGCTGCTGTAAAAGCAGATAGCTCAGTAAAAGGCTTGGTCGTTACTTCAGGTAAATCTACATTCATCGTTGGTGCAGACATCACAGAATTTGGTGAAAACTTCGCGCAAGGTGAACAAGCGATTATCGACTGGGCAATGCCTGTACATGACATCTTCAACAGCTTTGAAGATTTAGACATTCCTAAAGTTGCTGCAATCAATGGTATGGCATTGGGCGGTGGTTTTGAAATGTGTTTAGTCTGTGACTACCGTGTCATGTCTGAACAAGCTCAAGTCGGCTTACCAGAAATCAAATTGGGGATCTTCCCGGGTTTCGGTGGTACAGTTCGTTTAAGCCGCGTCATTGGTATCGACAATGCAGTTGAATGGATGGCGATGGCTGCGCCGAAAAAACCTGCTGCTGCGCTCAAAGATGGCGCGGTTGATGCGGTTGTAACGGCTGACAAACTCCAAGATGCTGCAATTGACTTGGTGAAACAAGCCCTTGCAGGTCGTGTAGACTGGAAAGCAAAACGTCAGGAAAAAATTGACCCAGTCAAGTTGAACCAACTTGAACAAATGATGGCGTTCAACTCGGCGAAAGGTGCGGTTCTTGCAAAAGCAAATCCTGCGCAATACCCTGCGCCTAAACTTCTACTTGACTCATTACAAGCAGGTGCAAGCCTTCCACGTAATGAAGCATTAAAAGCAGAAGCAGCGGGTTTTGCCAAAGCTGCCATTACACCACAAGCAGGTGCGTTAATTGGTCTATTCATCAATGACCAAGTGGTGAAGAAAACTTCGAAGAAATATGAAAAAGGTGCTCACCCTGTCAACCAAGCGGCTGTATTGGGCGCAGGTATCATGGGTGGTGGTATTGCTTACCAAGCGGCAAGCAAAGGCACACCAATCATCATGAAGGATATTGGTAATCCACAACTTGCTTTGGGTATGAAAGAAGCCAATGGCTTACTCACCAAACAAGTTGAACGTAAGAAAATGAAACCTGCTCAAATGGGTGAAACGCTTGCGCGCATCCGTCCAACTTTAAGCTATGACGAGTTTAAAGAAGTGGACATCGTGATTGAAGCGGTAACTGAAAACCCTAAAGTGAAGGGTATCGTACTGGCTGAAACCGAGAAAAATGTTCGTGAAAACACGATTATTGCGTCTAACACGTCTACGATTTCAATCACACGTTTGGCTGAAAACCTACAACGTCCAGAAAACTTCGTGGGTATGCACTTCTTTAACCCAGTACACATGATGCCATTGGTAGAAGTGATCCGTGGTGAGAAGACTTCTGCTGAAGCGATTGCAACCACGGTTGTTCTTGCTCAGAAAATGGGTAAAACACCAATCGTGGTAAATGACTGCCCAGGCTTCTTGGTTAACCGCGTATTGTTCCCTTACTTCGGTGCATTCGACCTTCTGCTTAAAGATGGTGCGGACTTCCAACAAGTCGACAAAGTCATGGAAAAATTCGGCTGGCCTATGGGTCCTGCTTACTTGATCGACGTGGTCGGTATCGACACGGGCGTTCACGGTGCAGAAGTCATGGCGGAAGGTTTCCCTGACCGTATGAAGCCAGACTTCAAAGGTTCAATCGAAATCATGTACGAAAACAAACGTTTGGGGCAAAAGAACGACGTTGGTTTCTACAAATACGAACTTGACCGTAAAGGCAAAAAAGCCAAAGTGGTTGATCCAACGGCGTATGAGCTAGTTGCTTCTGTAGCGACTACCGAAAAACATGAGTTTGATGCTCAAGAAATTATTGACCGTATGATGCTTGCTTTCTGTAACGAAACTGTTCGTTGCCTAGAAGACAACATCGTAGCGACTGCGTCTGAAGCAGACATGGCGATGATTATGGGTGTAGGTTTCCCTCCATTCCGTGGTGGTCCATGCCGTTACATCGACCAAACAGGTGTTGCTGAATACGTTGCGCTTTGCAATAAATATGCACACTTAGGTAAGGCTTATGAAGCGCCACAAATGTTGCGTGACATGGCTGCTAACAACAAAAAATTCTACGGTTAA
- the fadA gene encoding acetyl-CoA C-acyltransferase FadA: MATLNPRDVVIVDGVRSAMGKTKNGMFRNVRADSLSAELVRALVARNQFDTNEVEDLIWGCVNQTLEQGMNIGRNIGLLADLPKTVAGQTVNRLCGSSMQALHTAAAQIATNQGDIFIIGGVEHMGHVGMMHGIDLNPEASKHYAKASNMMGLTAEMLGRMNGISREEQDAFGVESHRRAWAATQEGRFKNEIVGVEGHDANGFKILCDIDEVIRPDANLEAFKALRPVFDPKGGSVTAATSSALSDGASAMLLMSAERALALGLKPRAVIRSMAVAGCDAAIMGYGPVPATQKALKRAGLTMADIQTIELNEAFAAQGLSVMKGLGVYDKQDIINLNGGAIALGHPLGCSGARITTTLLNVMEQQDTQIGLATMCIGLGQGIATIIERV, encoded by the coding sequence ATGGCTACTTTAAATCCACGTGACGTTGTCATCGTTGATGGCGTACGTTCAGCAATGGGTAAAACCAAAAACGGTATGTTCCGCAATGTACGTGCCGACAGCTTATCTGCTGAATTGGTTCGTGCTTTAGTTGCTCGTAACCAGTTTGACACCAATGAAGTTGAAGACCTGATCTGGGGCTGTGTAAACCAGACTCTAGAACAAGGGATGAACATTGGCCGTAACATTGGCTTATTGGCTGATCTTCCAAAAACTGTGGCAGGTCAAACGGTAAACCGTCTTTGTGGTTCATCTATGCAAGCGCTTCATACTGCTGCTGCACAGATTGCAACCAACCAAGGTGATATCTTCATTATTGGTGGTGTAGAGCACATGGGTCACGTCGGTATGATGCACGGCATCGACCTGAATCCTGAAGCATCTAAACACTACGCTAAAGCATCGAACATGATGGGCTTAACTGCTGAAATGTTAGGTCGTATGAATGGTATTAGCCGTGAAGAGCAAGATGCGTTTGGTGTGGAATCTCACCGTCGTGCTTGGGCTGCAACGCAAGAAGGTCGTTTTAAAAACGAAATCGTGGGTGTTGAAGGTCACGATGCCAATGGTTTTAAAATCCTTTGCGACATCGACGAAGTAATTCGTCCCGATGCCAACCTTGAAGCATTCAAAGCATTACGCCCTGTATTCGATCCTAAAGGTGGTTCAGTAACAGCAGCAACATCTTCAGCTTTGTCTGATGGTGCGTCTGCAATGTTATTGATGTCTGCGGAACGTGCTCTTGCTTTAGGTCTTAAGCCACGTGCTGTGATTCGCTCTATGGCGGTTGCAGGTTGTGATGCTGCGATTATGGGTTATGGTCCAGTGCCTGCAACTCAAAAAGCGTTGAAACGTGCTGGTTTAACGATGGCAGATATCCAAACCATCGAATTAAACGAAGCATTTGCGGCTCAAGGCTTATCCGTCATGAAAGGCTTAGGCGTATATGACAAGCAAGACATCATTAACTTAAATGGTGGTGCGATTGCGTTGGGTCACCCATTGGGTTGTTCTGGTGCACGTATTACAACAACATTGTTGAACGTGATGGAACAGCAAGATACGCAAATTGGTCTTGCAACCATGTGTATCGGTTTGGGGCAAGGTATCGCGACCATTATCGAACGTGTTTAA
- a CDS encoding PH domain-containing protein, whose protein sequence is MFKNMAADLMGTSDIGKIIEPQDYDKTDIDDYIFHEDNEKIFFLIKAKTDEYCFTNTAFIHLDGTSAVSKKRTLHRYPYKYHQISRVLLETAGTVDRDVEVKFQLGGTSYSIDIEKSQIDKVRDLYKALFSIGEACKEIERQTSTLMQTQQAVNTMFSLRELPEQVVLNLPDIICQTTLQVEENLIKRRKQIENYDFSTIFERYIKQ, encoded by the coding sequence ATGTTTAAAAATATGGCAGCTGATTTAATGGGAACCAGTGATATCGGTAAGATTATTGAACCTCAAGATTATGACAAAACAGATATTGATGACTATATTTTCCATGAAGATAACGAAAAAATTTTCTTTTTAATTAAAGCCAAGACAGATGAATATTGTTTCACTAACACTGCATTTATTCATCTTGATGGCACAAGTGCAGTCAGCAAAAAACGAACGCTACATCGCTATCCATATAAATATCATCAGATTAGTCGAGTTTTGCTTGAAACTGCTGGCACGGTTGATCGAGATGTGGAAGTAAAGTTCCAACTTGGCGGAACAAGCTATTCCATTGATATTGAAAAATCCCAAATTGATAAAGTCCGAGATTTATACAAAGCATTATTTAGTATTGGCGAAGCATGCAAAGAAATTGAACGTCAAACATCGACGCTCATGCAAACACAGCAAGCCGTGAATACTATGTTTTCTCTGCGTGAGCTGCCTGAACAAGTTGTACTTAACTTACCCGATATTATTTGCCAAACAACACTGCAAGTTGAAGAAAATCTGATTAAACGCCGTAAACAAATTGAGAACTATGATTTTTCAACAATTTTTGAACGCTATATCAAACAATAG
- a CDS encoding DsbA family oxidoreductase, translating into MRVDIWSDVVCPFCYIGKKRLEAAAEQAGVELEVHWHSFELDPDAPARQEISNSERLAQKYGRTLAEVEDMQRNIAAMAAAEGIEFNWENANSGNTFNAHRIIHLAQSKGLGSDAKEAFFYSYMTQGLPIGERETIEDVAARIGLNPVEVDDVLNSDEYADFVKFDQEVARDQLKVTGVPFFVFDQRVALAGAQPREVFLQVLEKAIETADDADTAPEANQCDVDGQCDPVSEQPK; encoded by the coding sequence ATGCGTGTTGATATCTGGTCCGATGTCGTTTGCCCATTTTGCTATATCGGAAAAAAACGTTTAGAAGCTGCAGCGGAGCAAGCGGGCGTAGAACTGGAAGTGCATTGGCACAGTTTTGAACTTGATCCAGATGCTCCAGCACGCCAAGAAATTTCAAATTCTGAACGTCTAGCACAAAAATATGGTCGCACACTTGCCGAAGTCGAAGACATGCAACGTAATATTGCAGCGATGGCAGCAGCAGAAGGTATTGAGTTTAATTGGGAAAATGCCAATTCTGGCAATACCTTTAATGCACACCGTATTATCCACTTGGCGCAAAGCAAAGGCTTGGGTTCTGATGCCAAGGAAGCGTTCTTTTATAGCTATATGACCCAAGGTTTGCCGATTGGTGAACGTGAAACCATTGAAGACGTTGCTGCGCGTATTGGATTGAACCCTGTCGAAGTCGATGATGTACTCAATTCAGATGAATATGCAGACTTTGTCAAATTCGATCAGGAAGTCGCACGCGATCAACTCAAAGTCACAGGCGTACCTTTCTTTGTGTTTGATCAACGCGTTGCTTTAGCTGGTGCACAACCTCGCGAAGTCTTCTTACAAGTCTTAGAGAAAGCCATTGAAACAGCAGATGATGCCGATACAGCACCTGAAGCAAATCAATGTGATGTGGATGGACAATGTGATCCTGTCTCAGAACAACCGAAATAA